agagtgacccaagcaacgctttcgcattcaccatgttcagtatgaacagtggaaaagcttcagaagttctgaagctatacaaactctgatgtggactcagtcgctagaagctctgaagatccagaagttctgataaccaagaaacactgaaggttcagatgttctgatggtgtagaagactctgaagatccagaagctgaatagtggaaactctgaagtccagaagcaagaaactctgaaggccatgttcttccctctgagttcagaatcagaagatacaatggtcagaggatctgtgttttccctctgactctgatcaaccggcttcacaagttccaatatgaagtattcccctgatcagaagtctcctaggttaaaaggtcaagtcgctatccaagtacaaaagcaagtgtaccctcctgacgacctacctaacgttctcagccacagcagaagctggattttccagaactgccctccaacggtagcatttcccatgcaacgctcaaccctaatccttggagtatatatagaggctgaagattgaaagaagcggctagaagaaatacacacgcgcaagacattcaaaatattctaagctttctttcatctgaaattcattgtgtttactattagccttttagaagcaaatctcttgtaaacaattctttgataaacagtttgtttagttcctttaggagatcaaggttgatcggatcctagagaagactaagagagtgaatcttagtggtgattcctttaggagatcaaggttgatcggatcctagagaagactaagagagtgaatcttagtgtgagctaagtcagtgtaattgttagtcacttgtaggtttcaagtgcagttgtaactcttaactgattagtggattgccttcattctaagaaggaagaaatcaccttaacgggtggactggagtagcttgagtgatttatcaagtgaaccaggataaaatccttgtgtgcttttctatctcttatctttagcacttaagttctcaaaagatttgtcaaaatctttaaggtggtagttttgtactgaaaacgttattcaaacccccccctttctaccgtttttcataccttcaggatgaaggtcacaagagcaggttgagcattcacccggggatgaacaagatgtatcaagacctgaaagttcatttctggtggcctggaatgaagaaacaagtagctgagtatgtgtcgacatgcttgacttgtcagaaggctaaggtggaacatcagaagccagcaggaaaactacagtcgttggatgttccggagtggaaatgggatagcatctctatggacttcgtgacggcgttaCCCCTAACACGAAGAAGatttgatgcaatttgggtagTGGTTGATCGACTGACGAAGACCGCTCACTTCGTGCCgatcaatctgaactacaaggtgGAGAGACTAGCAGAAATCTACATCGCGGAGATTGTTCGTCTGCATGGTGTACcgtctagcattgtgtcggacagagacccgaggtttacctcacgtttctggggggctttgcaacaagctttgggaaccaagctgagattgagttccgcttatcacccacagacggatgggcaaactgaaaggactattcaatccttggaggatttgctaagagcttgtgtgctagataataaaggaagctgggatgagttgttgccgctgattgagttcacctacaacaacagctttcatgcgagcatcgggatggcaccttatgaagctttgtatggtcagAGGTGTCGGACGCCtttgtgctggcatcaagatggggagaacttagtGATTGGACCCGAGCTGGTTCAGCAAACCACCGAAGAAGTAAAGCGAATtcaagaaaagatgaggatctcgcagagtcgtcagaagagTTACGCTGACAATCGAAGGAAAGAGCTGGAATtccaagctggagatcatgtcttcttacgggttaccccgatgacaggtgtcggaagggcgatcaagtctaagaagcttactccaaaattcattggaccgtaccagataacagaacgagttgggccagtggcgtataggattgcgttgccgccttttctatccaacatccatgacgttcttcatgtgtcgcagttgcggaagtacatggcagatgattcgcatgtgattacgccagacgatatacagctgaaggatgatctaacgatggtgatgccacccatcaagatcgtcgatcgaagtgtaaagcgcttaagaaacaaggaggtacctttagtgaaggtcgtgtggaaccaagagactggcgacgcgacctgggagttagaagataagatgcgggagtcacaccccgatttatttgtaaacccttaagtttcgagggcgaaactattttaaggggggtggtattgtaaggccctaagttcaatttggaacaattttatggaagttcgaataaaattgaagttttagttaatgtttgatagctggcagattagaactgtcaacttgtgcgaatttttagagggtcttaacgacttcatttgggaaaacttccttcatgagagttgtagccctttaagtctagaaaattctcgaagtggaatcaggtcattccgacctctgtagctcgagatatcatcggtttagtgacgatggtcctggctgtacagtaccagcggatttaattgatgtgtttcctttcaattccgagtgtgatcgtgatattactaaaaaggACTGAGGTTTTTGATTAGTTTCAGGCCTGAGTAATTTCTCAAGTGATGGGGTCAAGGGTCTTGACTTGGGTTGGGcttgaaagaaaacaaaccctagcccaagagagggagagaggggacGCGGGCTATGTAGGGTCCTGGGagggaaagggtttcttttcacactattctgaagaaagaaaccttgaacacttctgaaacacgtaaaacagaggagaaagagtgagagaaactttccccttgcaccctagccgtcaccgtcccaagccccaccaccgtcgacgtgttcgcGCAAGGGAGAGAAGGAGTTTGCgagtgagagggagagaggaaggtcacgcgtgggagaagaggagagaaaccagaaccttgctcttcactttcatcttttcttcaagcctaaggacaaaggtaagggctggttctaggaatgggtaggttctttagggaatatgccatgaattgccatgagaaacaacttgagttttggactgtttttgcatgatttcctgtacatgcttgcttgctggaatttttctcttgaaaagccatgaatatgatcctcaaacgttgtttatgatctgaatctatgattttatgcgagttgccatggtatttgttaagttttgtgctattttacacttgttataacatgatccttgctaaatgtttggttctgaaattttgagtagatatttgggttgttggggctgtaccaagattgccatgatcaaaggggaaggaaggaaaattatttttgaaaaccatagagccatgggagtttcgctgccagtttcctgtactgaacagcggacttcagagcccctttttacctgtttatggtcatcaaatgaaaaagtgattaaaatgaaagttgtagattttcgaaatatctttccagacatataaaaatcataatttttggtttagtaatgtgatctgggggtcgtgtttagtaactgtcacacctgctgtcttcctgttccggacagttagctttaaggcctaatatcacctaattctgggactcaaatgaacaagtgtgtaactagagagttgtagatatttaaaatagctttctagaaaggtatcatacgtgatttttggttgaaagatgcattctgtggctctatttttgtgaaagttgtttctgctgtcaatatgttgaagttgcgatgatatattatgcatgagtgaatgttcttgcgttcctttacgtggattatatttattttctgagttaatgtttcaagggtcgctcacctagccgtaattcccttgtaacccgtgaatgttgtgttgtgaaggttgttgtataaagagtatgataagactctaggattgattttagagacttaacaaagagaaaagtgtaataaactcgcttgcaagtaaatgtgaataattggacataggtctggtgaggactatggaccatgagaacgatggtaccttgcacgcgagggtgttttgtgggttgtacggtgagtccccacgtgattggctgactgcggtcgccttgtgattctgtggacggacggtgagtctggcggacggtgagtcccccccacatgattgagggttgtacggtgagtcccctccgagatttgttcatctgcggatgatcgtgattatggccatggaagttttggtgggttgtgtgaagtgagattccgttagtaactgactctttcccataaaagacatataatgtacttatattatatatgttgttgttgattttgtcattatcattcttttgttggacctgaccctgcttgtttgctatgtgtttatttgggggggtagatggtcgtgaagataatggagatgactcattcttgggagttgatgctacgtgacgtgccaatactggaggacgactacacttcagaggaagaggaagaggctaaggaatagggtttgggttgagagtcttttgttttctgttggggttgagagtttccgaagtgttggtatcgaacaattttattgcttaaattcgaatgaacaagttttgatgtaatctttattttcattcaggcctttgtttcgtactctttacagttggttatttaaaaagttttacgaagttggttacttccgcgtgttttttggaaaggttatgtttcaagagtttttgtaaaatgaaaggtttgtcattaattgaagattaataagtgaatcgacgaaaactctttacgaaaattggttaattagttactgtgtaacactcgagaaatcggggcgttacacagtGTACTTATAAGTATAGTCCATTACGACACAATCATTCTTGTAGCATACCAGATCCATCTATTTAGATACTATAATACAATGGCTAGTCTTTCTAATTTTGTCCAAGTTAAATTGATTATATGCTGCCTTATATGAATTTAATTTGCTTTTGACTATTGTATATGCAGAATTCGCCAATTTTACAGAATGGTGTAGCTAGATCATACATCCCTTGATATTAATATGACACTAGTTAAATTAGTGTAACACATTTTTCTATATTCACCCTATAAATGCATGTTGTTTTtactcaaaattaattattgcatgttctacatttttttttttgttttttcattgaTCTCCTTCAAATCTAGTGTACTAGTAAGGTCCGGGAAAATATGAACATTTCTATTTTTTCTAGTCAAGAACAGGGCGTCAAAATAAGGACCTTAAAGAGTGTCAATGTCATGCCCTTTACACAACAAATTAAACATAGAGCTTGAGGCCTCATGTTCAGAGTTTCAACTTAGTGAGTCTTCAAAATCATAGAACACAGAGGACCAAAAACAGCGCATGCCTAGGACTCTAGGAGAACCCGTTTAAATAATAGAACATGTTCTCTTGCTCTTAtgtggtttttcttttttttcatgtgactatgtgtgtgtgagagagagagagagcaatggtattttttttataagtaatgtTATTTGTTAGtaattagtacaaattatctTTTCTTATGATTCGAACCCTGACCTTTTTGCAATTACTTTTAGCTTAACCATGTGAGCTATTCATCCCACTCGAGAGCAAAGAtgtaagagaagaagaaaaaaagcctTGTCTTTGGCTCATTCAGTTCCACTCCCACTTAAGTCTTAACTATCATCACACGAGGATCTGCAACTTTAATTAATTGCGACTATTGTTCAGCCTCTTTCTACCTTCAAGTTGAGTAgattaattattttgataatATCGACCACGCGttgttatttgaattttttgtttcattttaaataaaaatcctcTTATGCAAAGAAACGAATTTATAATTTGGTGGTGGTTCGCTTGAGCTGTTTTCTTGGAGGGGAGGCAGAGCCTTGTCTATTTGGTTGCCATTTGtttgttgtttctggtttaATTTGTTGGTAGGGTTTcgtggttgtttttttttttctttggtttgttGAGGAGACTTTTTCATTGTTTAGCTCTTGGCTAGTTGGTGTTCCGTTGGCTCTAAAAGCCTTACCACCCGAAGAGGTGGTGGCCTGCACAATAGAAAATGTTATAAGCAGACATCGTGTCATCAAGCAAAATGATATGTTCTAGGAACAGACCACCCTGAAATGACTTGTAAAGTGTCCGAACAGCCCACCAAAGCGCCAAGAGAACCACGTAAGCACGATGACATCAAAGTCAACTGTGTATGCGAAAAGTCCACTTAAAAGATTCCCCACTTACTTGCAGAGAAATCAACGTGCACATCATACTTATAAATATAGGTTTTGTCATTCATTTACGTAACATGTTATTAATTCTTAACATTTATGAGTTCTTCGTAGACTATGAAGTCTCTCTTTACTTCTCACTGACTTGAGTGTTAGAGTGTCTTTCGCTCAAGGCAAACGTCTCAGTCATCTCAGGCCAACACCTAGCACGGGGAAGACATACACTCCAAATTCTGGAAAGAACAGTTGGTGTCCTGTGTCTGACTATTGTACTTTTATTCTCAAAATttatatttacaaaaaaaaatatttagtgtAAAATTATGGAATTAAAATAatcatgtatatatatatatatatgttaatgGGAAAGTTATTATGTCTAcggattttaatttttaatctaCGAAGTTTCTTTAGCATAACCTTTCGAGCACAAAGAAACTTAACGAATAAACAACCGCCAATGAAGTTAGCAAAAGTTTAGTGGAGTTAAAAAACCACCAATAGCTATTACCACATGCATAATTCAATATAGATTTAGGAAAAACAAATTGCCAGTGAGCAGCTTAATCTTTTTTTCTAAAGAAAAAGATTTATTGATAAAGGAACACTCATGAGAACAAATCTCTCATGAGAAAAAGAAAGCACTATAGCCGAATTATTACAAACAACACCCCCTCTAAAAAAAGTCTTACTAAAGAGCACGCCTCATTAAaatcttactaggaaaaacccaatgggaaaaacccTAGTGAAGAAGAGTACATACTTTGAAGCATGCCACTAACTAATAAGAAGTCGCTAACTCAACAATGGAAAATAACCACCTTGGCCTCATAACACAGCAACATAAAACACCAGTACACTTGCAAACTTAAGTGCAGCAAAACACTTGATAGCTTAATCTTAACGAGGTAAAACCAAACTTTGGACATAAGTGTTGACATTCAGCCAAAGTTTGTTGTCGGGGTGTTGAACATGTTTCACGCTATTCTCTCTTAGGTTATACTTGATAGCTTTGAAACCATGTATAAGCATCAGGATGTCACCATCTTCACATAAGCATATTTTTGGTAGACTAAATGCATACCTTTCACATCGAAGATGTGCATAACTCACACTCATCAATCGAGTCCAAGACTCTCGAACTCCAAACTCTCTCATTTGCCACACAATAAAATGGGTTTCCTCATGGTTATAATAAAGACACAGACAATCCCCCAAAACTCCAAAGCCTGTGCTAGTATAAGGCACGCCACCAGTATCCGGCAATGACAAAAATCTATATGTCTCCTCACGCATGTCAAATGAAAGAATGGCCATTTGGATAATATCGTCGCACTCATCGTCCTCACTATCCCCAATGTGTTCATACAAATTGTTGGGATCTTCTAATAACCAATTAACACAGCCACCCACGAATTTCCCAACTCTCGACATTAGCGAAAGTGGTCTGCCGGGATCACTCGAAATATTTCTCCAGTGACTATCACCCATGCAATAAACCATTGTCTTTGTTATCATCTTTCCACGACTAGGATAATCTGAAAGCACCACCACCTTGCAATGaggaaatataatattaaaccaAAAGGATCATGTGTATGTgttaaataatgaaaattatgTCGTGTTTGAATTTGTATTCATGCTCATATTACATTGACTTAATTGTACGCTAAATTCTTCTCTACTTTTTATGATCAAAATACTCCGCATTCATGGTAATAACAAGTGGGGATGACTTGACCAAAataaacattattttcatattaaagATTAGCTTAAGTTGTAAAATTCACCTAAATACAAAGAATAATATATGATAATATGAGTGAATGAAAACGGTTTTATGGTTTTAAATTTTTGGTCAACAACTTGAAGGTTTGCTATCCTAAGTTTTTCACAATATTAAAGATTAACCACTAAAAGTAATTGTAATCTAAAATTTTGATGGTATGtatttatcttttaaaaaaacttatattCTCAAAGATGTCAATCCCCAAAAGGATTGGATATTGAAATTTTAACTCACCTTGTAAGTGTCACGTGAATCATCATAGCCAAACCCAAACCTCTTGCTGTTGCCGATACTAAAGGCTGGTGATTTCTTGGACCTTAATTGTGTGGCTGGGTTCCAAATTCGGACCCAAAACTTGTCCATAGtgccaaaatcaaaatcataaaaGTTTCTCGAACCCAAACAGACCAAGCCGTTACTTGATCCAATGACGAAGTACTTGGCCAAAAAATTGTAACATAGGTCTTCATCGATCATGGACAATggctcctcgagcaaaagacGCAGGGAGCACGGTGCGATGACGCAGTTTCTactgtcttcttcttcttcttttaagGTGAGGAGTACGTGACTGGTTTTTGGTGATCTTCCCAGATGCAGTTTTGCGAACTCTTTGTCTATAGTGATTAGTGATTTCCAAAACTTGGAAACAGACTTGAATTGCATGAGGGTCTTCACCGGAAGCCACGACAAGATTTCTCTCACAAGTTCCGAAGGGAGAACAACGGGACCATGCTTGACGGGTTGGGTACGCTTTTTCATTGTTGTGGGAAGAAAATGGTCTGAATCAAAGAGGCTCATAAAACAACATTATATATACTACTTAGTAATCACAAATAATATGTTTCTAAGGGATTTGTATCTTTTAATATACTTACTCAATTTCCTAATATGAGATTTATTTGACGAAGAATTAATTAGAGAATTTATGATTCTAGTAAAAGAAATTTAAATTCATTAGGAATTATCAATACAATTAATATATcattaataaaatattcaatTACAAAATACATCTGTCATTACATTTATAATCAATAATAACTTAACAATGTTGGTCAAGGGGTATGTAGGCCAGCTAGAACTTTGTAAAGATGATGATATAAATTTGAGAAATTCTTTTATTGGGAGAGAATACAACAGTTTTTCAAATGCATTTACACTAGTCAATTTCCTAATATGAGATTTATTTGACGAAGAATTAATTAGAAAATTTATGATTCTAGTAAAAGAAATTTAAATTCATTTGGAATTATCTATACAAAAATATATcattaataaaatattcaatTACCAAATACATCTGTCATTACATTTATAATCAATAATAACTTACAAATGTTGGTCAAGGGGTATGTAGGCTAGCTAGAACTTTGTAAAGATGATGATATAAATTTGAGAAATTCTTTTATTGGGAGAGAATACAACAGTTTTTCAAATGCATTTACACTagtcaaattccaaataatattttcttgatCGTGTTGTTATTtcccgatgtacaaaaaaaaagaacatttaCTGATGATATTGACTAACTATTTCTTGAGTTTAAATAATCAAAGCACATTTAATAAGATTTAATATTGTAAAATTGAATTGTAAAGGCAATAAATGTAAAATTCCttcaacattaataaaaattaattactaaaaaaattaaatataatcaaATAATACTATGAATCATTAAATATGAAATAGTAAAtagtaattaataaaatttaattgaaatttgaaaattaattatgattggagtaaaattttataaatttatttaataatatttataatatatatatatgtatatataaatacatttagaaaaaaatttatatctttaaattattaaataaaaaaatcatcataGTAAATAATCACTATTAATTGATAATAATGATAAAAtagtatatattattaaaatcaATTAATTACCTTGTTGACTGATAATTACTTAACTTGTAATATTTTAAatacaataaataatataatatttaatataatgtAAAAGTAATTATTACATTACTAAATCTTTCAATTATTCGATTATACATAAATTATGAACAATAAATTTAAAAGTTTggaaataatcaaataatacCATGAATCAATAATTTATAAGTTCAAATGTtacattttattatataaatattaatgaaaattgacttgaccaaataataatgagaaaataattataatttgatACAAAATTTATAAATTCATCATTAGAATATTTATATTACTTAATGtagtaatttgtttttgatacaAGAGTCGAATAAAAACAGGAAGAAAagcaaaaacagaaaaaaaaaaaaaaaaaaaaaaaaaaaaaaccgctAAGTCCTAATGAAAGTAGTTCCTAGCGCATCCGCCAAAAGCAAAGGCTCAAGCTCCAAGAGTtgacaaattattaattatgatttttagtgaaaaaatttaaattcctTCAAAAACTTATATAAGATTTAACTATCATATATAATGGGACACATAATTACGATTTAACTATCAAATTTAACATAAGCATTGATTAAATTTACTTAATATTAGAAAATTGAtaataatttaagataaaataattaattaatttatgtaaTAATATTCATATTCTTAAATATATATTGTTCAATTATAAATactacaaataattttttttaaagtgattTTAATCAAGAAAAATGAAATGACTTCCCGCTCATCTAGGGCATGGTAACCCTGGCGTGCTTTTTCTCTAGCACGAGACGGGAGGGGTAGGCAAGATAGGAGAGTGCAGAGGGAAGACGTGGATCGAAGTGAGCAGGATTCATCACGGAGGCAGGCGTGGGATTGACACATGTCGTTTGCTATTTTCATTAATGGTCTAGGAGAAGATGTTTAGGTGGCAAAAATATTCTCTAAGGTAGTAAATTTAAAAGATGTTTAGGTTCAACATCGAAGGTGTAAGACCCGgagttaaataatttatttatttaattttcgtaCATTATAGCGACACAtactattttattaattatttgtgaTTGAAATATTATTCACGCCACGATGGTGGGAAATACCTTACGGAATATTTTTCTTATATCAtagaaattatttaaatgataattaactctaaaatattttattttatagagTTTCTTTGAAAATAGACATAATATTATAGTTTTCTTATATTTTACTCCCCCCGTAATTCTTATAAGAAACTCTTTGATaaaatcacacaaaccaagGAAAGTAATatcttttataaaataaaccactatgcttaattccaatgatgttttttttccttttcccaaGAACAATCATGCTAATTACCACAAATGATGACAATACTTATTGGGTGCTTGCAATTTCCCtccaaatttttacatgggaaGTTTGTCTCTTTGCATTGGAattgattatttgacttaatttaataagagtgtttcttataaaaaataaaggagcaattatttttccaaagtattccttataaaaaggaccggagggaATATAAGTCATGGAacccattgttttatttcagAAGCTCAATTCAATGATTATTGAGCTATCTAACGTTTGTTACTTTCCCTCAAATGATGATAAATATTATAGTCATTTTTCATATAACTTATTATACCTTAGACGTATAATATAACGACGTCATATTTGCTCTAATTGTTTCAAATTATTATTTAGCTAAGTTTTTACTAGTGTTTGTAGAACCGGACTGGACCGAACGGTCTAACCGGTTTGATCGAGAACCGATGTCATGAACGGGTCGTTCTGCACAGATAACCGGAGAACGCAAGAACCGGTTGAAAACTGTTGGAACTGGTGCAAACCCGGTGAAGCCAATCAAAACCGTTGCTTTTCCGGTCTAACCCGGTTCGGTAAAATAACATCATCGTTGTGCATGTGCCCCATCTAAATCGCGCTCAGCCTATGCCTACAGCCTACATAGAAAGGAGAAGGAGATGGAAAGTGGTAGTCTGGAAGAAGATCTAGAAGAAAAGTCTTTCTTCACTTTCATGTTCAATCAGATAGTGTCTATCTCCATACTGGCTATCTCATTTTGCAGGTAGTGTGGCAGCTAAGCTAAAAAAGGATTGAACATGAAAGTGTAGTAAATATTAGGGTTTAAATCTATTGTGGCCATGCCAATTTTATTGGGTTGTTAGGTTG
This portion of the Lotus japonicus ecotype B-129 chromosome 3, LjGifu_v1.2 genome encodes:
- the LOC130743608 gene encoding F-box/kelch-repeat protein At3g23880-like, which produces MKKRTQPVKHGPVVLPSELVREILSWLPVKTLMQFKSVSKFWKSLITIDKEFAKLHLGRSPKTSHVLLTLKEEEEDSRNCVIAPCSLRLLLEEPLSMIDEDLCYNFLAKYFVIGSSNGLVCLGSRNFYDFDFGTMDKFWVRIWNPATQLRSKKSPAFSIGNSKRFGFGYDDSRDTYKVVVLSDYPSRGKMITKTMVYCMGDSHWRNISSDPGRPLSLMSRVGKFVGGCVNWLLEDPNNLYEHIGDSEDDECDDIIQMAILSFDMREETYRFLSLPDTGGVPYTSTGFGVLGDCLCLYYNHEETHFIVWQMREFGVRESWTRLMSVSYAHLRCERYAFSLPKICLCEDGDILMLIHGFKAIKYNLRENSVKHVQHPDNKLWLNVNTYVQSLVLPR